AGTGCCATCTACCTTCCCCGATTTATTGAAGAACTCTCTCGAAACCCAAATGACTCCAGAACCAGAACCATCAATGCGATGTTCAAGCATGTTGGCTTGAATGCTGCAGAAATTAACGAACTCGGTAATGAAAAAGCTATCCAAGCTAAGCATCAGAACCAAACCGTGACAGCAGATATAATTTCACAAGACCAACAACGAAAAGAAGCGCGTGCAATTAAGCTGAATTCTGCATCACTTGACATCTCCGAACGTTTTAACGAATGGTACGGACAACGCAGGCATACCATCGATTATCTTGCAGATGGGGACTATTTCCGTATCTGGGTTGCTGATGAAAGAAGACCAGGTGTAAGGATTGAACTTGAGAGCCGTAGTAAAGGTTTTCAGTGGTTCTTCTCATTCTATCTTGTGTTCCTTGTCGAATCAGCCGAAGGGCATAAAGATGCCATCCTTCTTCTGGATGAACCAGGTCTACATCTTCACCCCACTGCTCAGCAGGGACTGATTGCATTCTTTGAACGACTTTCTGAAAAGAATCAGTTGTTATATTCTACACATTCGCCTTTCCTAATCGATGGCGAACATATTCATCGGGTCCGACCTGTAACCGAGGATCGTTTAGGTCATTCTACGATTAGTGCAGAAACTTGGCCGGCTGACCGCGATACCATTTTCCCATTACAAGCTGCCGCAGGATATGCGATGATTAAGGGCTTGTTCCAACACAAAAATAATATCTTAGTAGAAGGTATGTCTGACTACTATTACCTACACGCACTTAATCAAATGTGCCGCAGTGCCGGGCGTACTCCGCTAACAAGAAATGTGTATATAACACCTTGTGGTGGTACTAAGATGGTTGGACATCTCGCTTCCTTATTTCTTGGTCAAGAAATACGCCCGTTGGTTCTATTAGACAGTGATGACGCTGGGAAGCAAAAACAATCTTCCTTGCTCAAAGAACTCTACTCAGGGCACACTAATTCGATTTTGATGCTCGATGATGCATTAAGTCGCTCTGGCTTGGAAACAGAAATTGAAGATATTTTCGGTGAAAGCATCTTGTTACCAGCATTCAATGAGGTTTTGAAGCTCAAAGTCAATCTGACTACCGCAGATAAATCGAAGGATAGCTTCCCATCCCAAGTAAAAAACTGGGCATCAAGAAGTAATGAAACACTACCCGAAGGATGGAAATCGACTCTTGCCCTATACCTTGTTTCTTCGTGGGCTGAAAGTAAATCAGTGCTTTCGGACTCGATACTCGATATGGCTTCTCGTTTGTTTTCAACAATCAACGAGAGATTTCAATAATACGTCCTCAGTTGTCTTCATACGGTGATTGAATGACTAAACGCAATCGCAAGCTCCATTCGATACAGAGCGAACTGCTTCACAAATCCCGTGAAGCGGCGTTGGCTTCCGTTCAGATTTTTAACAATCCACAAATCCAATTCAAATCCGAATTGTTCATCGTTACAATGATAATCGCATGGACCTATTTGTTCCATGCCCACTACAAAAGGAATGGAGTTGACTATCGGTACTACAGGCTCACCGGATCAAGAAAGAAGTTCGAAAAAACCAAAAGTGGAGCTTGTAAGCATTGGGAACTTGAACGATGCCTAAATGAGCCTTCTTCGCCATTAAAGAACGACCCAGCAGAAGCTAACCTTAGGTTTCTGATTGGACTTAGGCATGAAATCGAACACCAAATGACGACCCGAATTGACAACACCCTTAGTGCTAAGTTTCAGGCTTGCTGTTTAAATTTTAATCGGTATGTGAAGACATTCTTCGGCGATGAATTCGGAATCGACAAACATCTTTCTTTCAGTCTTCAATTCTCATCCATTAGTCGAGAACAATTGGACACGCTGTCGAAGGAAGATACTCTTCCAGCACATATCAAGAGCTTTATTAAATCCTTCGAAACTGGTCTGCCTG
The sequence above is a segment of the bacterium genome. Coding sequences within it:
- a CDS encoding ATP-binding protein gives rise to the protein MLKVLRIRVQNFRNIEDSGWVPIERVTALVGRNESGKTTLLKALHKFNPATPEPYFPQREFPRDRYTHDFKNGSDWPVCSVEFDISSLSMDGLEENLQGGKLPSVAIGTRYYDGTLKIRFDEVIIEKSVSPKTVVEALTALASAARRIPSQQPEQEETIQTLRTQIASWASNKESLLKNETDLWSTQGVHLLTSLCQESEKFSNPLSADIVEAFLKIINETLSIVQSQKPLDQIRELVRSNLPVFIYFENYGILDSAIYLPRFIEELSRNPNDSRTRTINAMFKHVGLNAAEINELGNEKAIQAKHQNQTVTADIISQDQQRKEARAIKLNSASLDISERFNEWYGQRRHTIDYLADGDYFRIWVADERRPGVRIELESRSKGFQWFFSFYLVFLVESAEGHKDAILLLDEPGLHLHPTAQQGLIAFFERLSEKNQLLYSTHSPFLIDGEHIHRVRPVTEDRLGHSTISAETWPADRDTIFPLQAAAGYAMIKGLFQHKNNILVEGMSDYYYLHALNQMCRSAGRTPLTRNVYITPCGGTKMVGHLASLFLGQEIRPLVLLDSDDAGKQKQSSLLKELYSGHTNSILMLDDALSRSGLETEIEDIFGESILLPAFNEVLKLKVNLTTADKSKDSFPSQVKNWASRSNETLPEGWKSTLALYLVSSWAESKSVLSDSILDMASRLFSTINERFQ
- a CDS encoding DUF3644 domain-containing protein, whose protein sequence is MTKRNRKLHSIQSELLHKSREAALASVQIFNNPQIQFKSELFIVTMIIAWTYLFHAHYKRNGVDYRYYRLTGSRKKFEKTKSGACKHWELERCLNEPSSPLKNDPAEANLRFLIGLRHEIEHQMTTRIDNTLSAKFQACCLNFNRYVKTFFGDEFGIDKHLSFSLQFSSISREQLDTLSKEDTLPAHIKSFIKSFETGLPDTDFQSPDFAYRVFFVPKTANRKGQADQVIEFIKADSEMAQGINAKYALIKETEKPKYRASQVVAIMKAKGYQFTMYTHTSLWHELDAKNASKGYGVDVAGAWYWYDKWVEEVENYCISTPFATKRGV